The Leopardus geoffroyi isolate Oge1 chromosome C3, O.geoffroyi_Oge1_pat1.0, whole genome shotgun sequence genomic interval GAAAACTCCAACGTACTCCCATGAGAGTAAAAAGGGCAAATAATATCTCGGCATCCTCATGAAAACTTTGACCCTGTGGGTTCCTGAAAAAGACCTGAACACTCAGTGGTTCCCACACCACCATTTAAGAATTAATAGTttagactaaaaaagaaaaagcatgcatTTACATGCTAATTACCAGAACATTTCAATTAAGTCCATGCTTATTCTATATCTTGTCATCATAAAGTTGAATTTCTATTTAAGCctgtttatttaaaagaacaaagagctTTTCTGCAAGATTTAATGTTCCAGAATTATTGGCTTATAACTTTGGTATCATTAATATTGGTTATGGAAATTATATTTGTTAGACCCTGTTTTGTAGAAAACCATGTGTATTCGTGTAAAATGTTAAACTGTGTTTGTTATAGAAGGTGGATATTACCCTCCACTATTAAGCTTGTGAGCCTAACCAACTCTATGTGGTTTAACTCACCTAGTACTGAGTAATTCAAGCAGAATAAAAGATTATGCAGATCCACTTAGAATTAGGAACACTAAAGGCCCTTGTAAAGAGTTATTTTTTGAGTAAAATTAACACATGGCTGTTACAGATTAACTTTAAAGCACAATGGAgaatctcagttttcttttgtttttaattttttaatgtttttatttatttttgagagagagagagagagagcacaagtgggggaggggcagagagagagggagacacagaatctgaagcaggctccaggctctgagctgtcagcatagagcccgacgcggggctcgaacccacgaaccgcgagatcatgacctgagctgaagccagatgtttaaccagctgagccacccaggcaccccaagaatctcAGTTTTCAATGCCACACTGTATCACCCTCTTCACACCACTTACCAAGAGCATGGGGGTAAATGTAAAGTCACAACCCCCTCATCAAAGAAGTTAAATctcaaaaatactgatttttcttGTTGCAGATCTAACTTAATCACGTGTTGTTTGTATTTAATACAAttacactctatttttttttaacatgaaaaaaatgccatCAGTTGCTTGTCTTGACTTGGAAACAAGTATTCACAATCAAAAGTGgtcactctttctcttcctcctcttgtgAAATAATACTACCACCACCATCAACCCCCACACCAACCTCCCTCCACATTGTACTATTGTTAATCAGGGCTTTTTGTTTGATATTTGTCATCAAAATCATTTCCATTGTATCTCAATTTTGTACATGAAATTTTTGCACAGGCAACAAATTGGTGAGATAGGTAGTCTCTGGAGCTTTTGTGGGCTATTATAATTATCTATAACAGCTTCTCTCAAAAtatggttctcaggccttcagcaTCACAATTCCCTTAGCCTGATGAAAACGCAGATTCTGGGACCAAAGGAGGGCCTACGGAATGAATCAGTCAAGAGGTGGAGCTCAGGATTCTGGaagcacaagaaaaagaaaatctctggtCTACAGCAGATCTTATATCCACTAACCTAGTTTACTGATGCTTTTCACCTCAGACAGACCTCCTTTAAACCGTCCCAGAACGATACTTACTGAACCTCTCTCAACCCCAGAAATTCTcctcaaatttatatataaatcccTCCTGTCAGTTGGGGATGGAATCCTACCATACATAACAACTTACTTTTTGCAGGAAAGTGCTTTTTCTCGGTGTGAACAAGGAGACTCAGTGTGACCCAGGAGCTCCTGCCACTGTCAGGAACGGGTTCTTTGATTTGGGTGTGAGTAAAGGACTGGTAGGCACCACTGAAATGCCTCTTTTGAACTCTCAATAAACTGACTTGATTGCTTCTTTCCACAAAGCAGTTGGAGTCACGCTTTTCGTTTATCTCCTCCAGGAGATGTTTTTTGCTagctttaagttttttaatgatGTCATTGGTTCTGTTTTTAGAGGTCATTATGGTGACAAACTAATCGTCAAGTGATTCTTAGTatcctgaaacaaatgaaaaaatacaatcaGTTGCTGCTTGACCTAGCAGCCAGTATTCACCATCAGGTTTTTACcagttctttcttctcctcctgtaAAATACCACCACCACTGTGCCCCTGACCCCACATCTCactccatttttattattgtttcctaaggtcttttgttttttgatgtttcttcggagaaaaaaaaaatcataaaaagaggATTGTAGtaagaaaagatattttgtttttgaaattgatACTATGTATCAATTCTTGCTTTTAGGAACTCTCATTGTTtcttttgattataaaaataatacatagtcATTGTAGACaattaagaaaatacagaaaagcataaGGTAGACAAGGCAAAAATCACTCTTGATCATTGTCTAGAGacaatgaaaataacattttggatGTTTTCTTCCCAATAAATATCTAAAgggattttattataaaaactgcagggatggggccctgggtggctcagtcggttaagtgtccaactttggcttaggccataatctcatggttcatgggttcgagccctgtgtcgggttctttgctgacaactcagagcctggaccctgcttcacattctgtgtctccctcttctctgcacctcccctgcttgtgctctgtctctctctcccaagaataaataaacattaaaaaaaaaaaagtacaggggcgcctgggtggttcagtcagttaagcatctgactcttaatttcagctcagggttgtgagattcaGCCctatgttaggctctgcactgggcatggaatgTGCTaaagattttccctctctccttctccctctgccccttccctgctcattctctctctctctttctcctactctcaaaataaatcaatatttattttaaaaagtacagaaaaagacattaaattgGCTATGGCAGGACATGAACTTAAAAACTAAAGTGTTGTTAAGTATTTAGGAAGAGTTTGCTTGTTAGGGCTATAAATTTGTCTTTTCAGGCATGTGAAgtacttaaaaaatcaaatatgttaaatttatgaaagaagtttaaaatatttaaagtagtaGCTAAGTTTGTAAATGGACTAATTACTTAGAGGTGTTTAGTATTTTCAACTTGAATTAACTGAACATTAATTTCAGAGAAAGTGAGGGTGATcagaatttaaactttttaaattatatctccTCTAACACTTTGATTGTTTATCCTGCCTAGGAGATGTACAAATGAAATCAAATTGGGACatgactaaagaaaaagaaaagaaaacaaggtaatTGTCTCTTATGTACTTTTGAGCTGAATTTATATTCTGTTAAAAGCCCATTATATATGTTTACTGCAAATGAAATCTAGACGTCTTAGTTAAAAGCTCACTGAGGAGATCAcaaaatttaaattctcattaCAAATTACCTGGAAACTGGAGCCAACTAAAATTAGACACAGTAAGAGTCTAACAGCAAGAGCGTGAAGTTTTGAGTCCGATTTGGTTCCTATTCAAGCTACGCTAACTGTATGACTGCAGTTAAGTTACCTTCTCTGGGcactcagtttccttgttttgctttttgtttttagttttttaatgtttatttatttatcttgggagagagagatagagtgagcagaggaggggcagagagggagagagatcccaagtaggctccgtgctgtcagtgcagagccagatgtggggctagaattcacgaacccgtgagatcgtgacctgagcagaaatcaagagttggaagcttaaccccTGAGTCTCCAGGTGCCTCTCCTTGTATGTTAAGTGGAAATAATACCCAACTCACAGAGtgtcataaggattaaataaCTTAATACATACAAGAGCCTAATATAGCCaatcctcaataaatggtaactttAATATATCAGGCACAGTGAAATAAGGGATTTGTTCAGATGGATGTacagtattttttcatttgggtttgtttgtttgtccctCCAGTTATTAATCTGTTTACTTGCCATGCAGCCAgaaccagctacataatttgtggggcccagtgaaaaatgaaattgcAGGGCCCTGTGTTGAAAATTCATGGGCCCTTTAGAACATGGGGGCCTTGTGTTAGTGCAGAGGTCACATGCCTATAAAACTGACTCTGTGTATGACATAGTAACAGGATGGTTTCTATGGTTACTTCACCCAGTTTTACAGTCTCTTAAGTGGAGATAAATAAGGTGTATAACATAtgactttttaggggcacctgggtgacttggttggttaaacatccaacttcagctcaggtcatgatctcacggtttgtgagttcgagccctgcatcgggctgtgcactgacagctcagagcccggagcctgcttcaaattctgtgtctccctctctctctgcccctccccctcttgtgctgtgtgtgtgtgtgtgtctctctctctctcaaaaataaataaaaatttttaaaaattaaaaaaaacaggggcgcctgggtggcgcagtcggttaagcgtccgacttcagccaggtcacgatctcgcggtccgtgagttcgagccctgcgtcaggctctgggctgatggctcagagcctggagcctgtttccaattctgtgtctccctctctctctgcccctcccccgttcatgctctgtctctctctgtcccaaaaataaataaacgttgaaaaaagaaattaaaaaaaaaaattaaaaaaaacatgactttttaaagagCTTTGAGTGGCACCtcgctgactcagttggtagagcatgtgactcttggtctcagtttggaagcttgagccccatgttgggtgtagagattactttttaaaaatcaaaacacacacacacacacacacacacacacacacacacacacacacctcgatACTTACAGCCttattaccaacaatagccaaactatggaaacagcccaaatgtccatcaactgatgaatggataaagaagatgtggtatatatatttataatgaaatattactcagccatcaaaaagaatgaaattttgccatttgtaatgacatggatggagcttgagTGTACTATGCTCATTGAAAcgagacaggcagagaaagacaaataccatatgacttcactcatatgtggaatttaagaaacaaaacagattaacatatgggaagggaaaagaaaaacagagagagagagagagagagggaaacaaaccataaaagactcttagtgatagagaacaaaccaagggttggtgggtgggtgatgggtattaaggagggcacttgttatggagtactgggtgttatatgtaagcgatgaatcactaaattctactcctgaaaccaatattacactatatgttaactaactagaatttaaataaaactttgaaataaataaatacaaataggcaaaaaaaaaaaacccaaaaataaaaaaaaaaggactttgaaaatattaagcaTGTATATACAGTACATCCTCATTATTCATGAATTCCATCTTT includes:
- the SPATA45 gene encoding spermatogenesis-associated protein 45; this translates as MTSKNRTNDIIKKLKASKKHLLEEINEKRDSNCFVERSNQVSLLRVQKRHFSGAYQSFTHTQIKEPVPDSGRSSWVTLSLLVHTEKKHFPAKNNAIFG